The following are from one region of the bacterium genome:
- a CDS encoding deoxyhypusine synthase family protein, with product MKECNNFKEMKDFMKHNFRHFNSAVLVDASEAYIKHLENGGKMMITLAGAMSTAELGITLAEMIRRGKVDAITCTGANLEEDLFNLVAHDYYVRVPNYRDFSPADEAALLAKNLNRVTDTCIPEDEAMRRLEKGLLNFWQKAEEENKRYFPYEFMYQLISSGNLKEYYQIDVKNSWVIAACEKNIPIFVPGWEDSTMGNMFVSQVRKGNLKNISTVKSGLETMNFLIDWYLDNSKEDSIGFFQIGGGISGDFPICVVPLIRQDLEDETCRLWGYFCQISDSTTSFGSYSGAVPNEKITWEKLGVDTPKFIIESDATIVAPLIFAYILAD from the coding sequence ATGAAAGAATGTAATAATTTTAAAGAAATGAAAGATTTTATGAAGCATAATTTTCGGCATTTCAATTCTGCTGTATTGGTAGATGCATCTGAAGCATATATAAAGCATCTTGAAAATGGCGGTAAAATGATGATTACCCTGGCAGGAGCTATGAGTACTGCAGAGTTAGGCATTACATTGGCAGAGATGATTAGGCGTGGCAAGGTTGACGCTATTACTTGTACAGGGGCTAACCTTGAAGAAGACCTATTTAATCTTGTGGCTCACGATTATTATGTAAGAGTGCCTAATTACAGAGATTTTTCTCCTGCAGATGAAGCTGCACTTCTTGCTAAAAATTTAAATAGAGTTACTGATACCTGTATTCCTGAAGACGAAGCTATGAGACGTCTTGAAAAAGGGTTACTAAATTTTTGGCAGAAAGCAGAAGAAGAAAATAAAAGATATTTTCCGTACGAGTTTATGTATCAACTTATTAGTAGTGGTAATCTTAAAGAATATTATCAGATAGATGTTAAAAATTCTTGGGTTATTGCTGCTTGTGAAAAGAATATACCTATATTTGTTCCGGGATGGGAAGATTCAACTATGGGGAATATGTTTGTTTCTCAGGTAAGAAAAGGGAACCTGAAAAATATATCGACTGTAAAATCAGGGTTAGAAACAATGAACTTCTTGATAGATTGGTACTTAGATAACTCCAAAGAAGATAGTATAGGTTTTTTTCAGATTGGTGGCGGAATTTCAGGAGATTTTCCTATATGTGTAGTTCCCCTTATAAGACAAGACCTTGAAGATGAAACCTGTAGGTTGTGGGGGTATTTTTGCCAGATATCAGATAGTACCACTTCTTTTGGTTCTTATAGCGGGGCTGTTCCTAATGAAAAAATTACCTGGGAAAAACTTGGCGTAGATACCCCAAAATTTATAATTGAAAGCGATGCAACAATAGTTGCACCT